The stretch of DNA TCGCTTGTTCTCTGCCATAAGCATACCTTTCAAAGTATGGAACTGCGGCTTGTCTGGAAAAAATTCCACGCTGGATTCTGAGACCTCAATGGCTCTATCAAGATTTCTCTGCTCGATATAGATTCTGATGAGCATTTCGTTTCCGATCTCATCCTGATAATACTGGTACAGTCTATCAAGATAGAAAAGCGCCTGCGGATACTGCCTCTTTTCATAGTGGGCCGTGCCGGCATATAAAAGGGCAAGCCTGTTTTCCGAATCGGCTTTCAGGATCGTCTCCACGTAAGGGAAGATCTTATCCTTCTGGTTAGTCAGAAAGAGTTTATAAAGGGCAACGATTTCTTTTTCAAGGTGAATGTATTTCTTTGGATCCTTGAGAGAACCCCCATCTTTTTTCTTAAATGAACCGGCGGAGATGTAGCCCAGACTGGCAAGGTCCCTCATAGTCTCCTCGTCCATCTTTACCCCTGATTTTTCCTCCCTCTGCAAAAGCTCCGCCATAGTCTGTGCCAGCTCTTTCCTCGAACATTCCAGCATCTCCGGCTCCTTTAAAGCCAGGTTCTGAAGTTCGGAGGGATCATCCATGATCCTGTACAATTCCGGCTCCGGCGCTTCGATGAACTTCCAATTCCCGGTCATTGTTGAATAGAGAGGGCTCCATCCCAGAGAAATCTCGCCCGACAACGATTCGATGTAATAGAGGCGCTCCCCAGTCCTTCCAGGTGGCGCTTCAATGATATTGCGTAGAGATTCTCCATCAACTACAAGTTCCTCTTTTATCCCCAACATGTCTAAAACTGTGGGGAATATATCGACCAATCCAACGAGTTCAGGTATTTTCTTTGCTTCACGCACATTTCCTGCCCTGAGGAGAAGTGGAACCATCACCGTCGAGTTGTAGATCAGATATTGATGCTCCATTTCGCCATGATCTCCAAGACCCTCCCCGTGATCTCCCGCGATGATGATGAGCGACCGATCAAATAGGTCCCATTCCTTCAGCTTGTCGAAGAAGGGCCCAAGCTGGGAATCCATATAGGCAATCTCACCATCGTACGGCGCATCGTGAAATTCCCTGTCGAAAGGGGCCGGTGGCGTATAGTCGGAATGCGGGTCGAAGAGATGCAGCCAGAGAAAGAATCTGGAATCTTTATTCTGGCTCAGCCATTTCAGGGCGATCCCTATAGATTCCTTGGCGGATCTTTCGATGATTGATACTCGTCCAGGAGTATTGTCATAAAAAGAATCTTCATAAAAGTCAAAACCCTGGTTTATGCCGAAACGCCTCGTCAGCGGAAATCCCGAAATGACGGCTCCTGTACGGAATCCTTTAGCACTCAATATTTCTGCGAGTGTGGTTGCATTGTCCGGAAGGTAATGTCTACCCGTGACCCTCACCCCATGCCCTGGAGGGTAGAGACCGGTCATTATCGTTGCATGAGAGGGTACGGTACTGGGAGAAGGGCAGACGGCATGTTCGAAGATAATTCCCTCTTTTGCAAAACCATCAAGGTTCGGAGTTTTCGCTTTCGCATAATCATAACAACCCAGATGATCGGATCGCACAGTATCGAGGGTGATCAAGATGATGTTTTGCAGGACGTTATCATCCCTCCCTTTCCCGCACGATAATATAAAAAGTGAGGATAACAACAGGAAGAATATGAATAACTGATTTTTGCTACAACACATCCTTTTCTCTATAATAGTTTATTAATTTAAATTAATTTACTGAATGGATCCAGTAAAGTCAATATTATGAAAGGAAAGATGCTTGACACCCTTTTTCTCATCCTGTTATGTTCGCTTTTCGTCATGTCGAGCTGTACGATATCCAGCAAGAAGAGATCGGAGAGAATCTCCTTTAAGACTGATGATGTTCCCGTG from Acidobacteriota bacterium encodes:
- a CDS encoding sulfatase-like hydrolase/transferase; its protein translation is MITLDTVRSDHLGCYDYAKAKTPNLDGFAKEGIIFEHAVCPSPSTVPSHATIMTGLYPPGHGVRVTGRHYLPDNATTLAEILSAKGFRTGAVISGFPLTRRFGINQGFDFYEDSFYDNTPGRVSIIERSAKESIGIALKWLSQNKDSRFFLWLHLFDPHSDYTPPAPFDREFHDAPYDGEIAYMDSQLGPFFDKLKEWDLFDRSLIIIAGDHGEGLGDHGEMEHQYLIYNSTVMVPLLLRAGNVREAKKIPELVGLVDIFPTVLDMLGIKEELVVDGESLRNIIEAPPGRTGERLYYIESLSGEISLGWSPLYSTMTGNWKFIEAPEPELYRIMDDPSELQNLALKEPEMLECSRKELAQTMAELLQREEKSGVKMDEETMRDLASLGYISAGSFKKKDGGSLKDPKKYIHLEKEIVALYKLFLTNQKDKIFPYVETILKADSENRLALLYAGTAHYEKRQYPQALFYLDRLYQYYQDEIGNEMLIRIYIEQRNLDRAIEVSESSVEFFPDKPQFHTLKGMLMAENKRYGDAIESFKKSLSIDHSNPEVYYYIARCYAITGDEDSSMEAIRDSLMKGLGQPGIYLADPVFRNMKRFHEIERLVDQRKKS